TTCATCAAGTGGAAGACTTTTTGTGTTGTCAAGTTGTACCTGCATATTCAGTGATAATCGATTTAAAATGTGCGATTTAAAATGACAAATGGGAGAGGCTAACCATAAATATAGTTACGGATTttcaagttgttaatgggttggaTTCTAATCATAATATGACCAGATGTGAAGGTGATCCACACAAAGGCACGAAAACTATACATGCACAACTGATCCAGAACTGGAGCTGAAAACCCAGGACTAATAGGCCTAGTTGAGCTCAAAGATAATTTCTGGGTTCTGGTATCCAACTGAAAGGCCAAGCTAAAACCGACCCCAGTTAAGCCTCATCACTGATTCCTAAAAACATCATTCTAACAATGTCATATCATTTTTATTAGTTATACTGTGTTACCTAAGAGACCAGTTGGCTGTGCAGGACCCACAAACCTAGGTACGGGCTGGGCGATCTCGTTCTGGAAAGGATTTAGATTGGTTTATGTTGGAAGTTTATGTGAAGTTGATGCCACTTGAGAATGAAATTCTGTTGGCCCAAacttggatcttgatctctaaatGAGCGTGAATAACTTGAATAACAATAACTTGTAATAAACGAATGAATGTTTACAAATCGAATGAGAGTGTATGTTACAAATGAATCTACAagtccctatttatagttttctacGGGTACGAGTGAAGAGTTGTGTCTCTTCGTGAAAGGACACGTCTCTTGGATATGTGGCTATGATTGAATCTTGAAGAGGTGTGTTGAATGTCGTCCGTTCATCCCAACAGTCGCGTCTCCTTGTTGTTTGCTTGGTGCCGATTCCGAATGGTGTGTGTGTGTAGAGACACACCCATTCGGTTATTGAGGTAGTTTCCAACTTCCATCTTGTCAATTCTGGTCCTCGTACTTTGTAACCGCTActtaataataattctaactaTCTAACTATTGTTCATgatgttaagagattaaccggtttcattcacccccttaatctcGAACATCCATGAGTTGCTTTAAATCTTGAATTCCGAGCAGTTCCCTCATTGTAGCAAACTTGATCCTTGCTAGTGCTTTTGTTAGTATATCTGCCCGTTGTAGTTCTCCGCTTATGTGTTCCACAGTGATATCTTCGTTTTCCACGCATTCTCTTATGAAGTGATAGCGTGTGTCAATGTGCTTGCTTCTTCCATGAAAGACTGGGTTTCTCATGAGTGCTATTGCTGAAACGTTATCTACTCTGAGTGTTATCTTTTCTTCCTTCCAGCCTGTGATTTCACTTAACAATCTTTTAAGCCATAGTGCTTGACATGCTGCTGCAGTGGCTGCCATGAATTCTGATTCGCATGATGATAGTGCCACTGTTTGTTGCTTCTGTGTACACCAGGTTCTAGGTGATTTTCCAAAGTAGAATACCAGACCAGctgttccttttcctttgtctgtatTAACTCCAAAACTACTGTCACTATAACCTGTGATCTTACATCCTCCTTGTCTTCTGTAGATGATTCCATgctctttagttcctttgatgtAACGTAGTATTTGCTTTACTGCCTTCAGGTGTTGTTCTTTTGGTTCTTGCATGAATCTACTAAGTAGACTGACTGGGTAACATAGATCTGGTCTTGTATGCAATAAGTACCTGAGAGAACCTATCAGGCTTCTGTAATGTGTTGCATCTACTAGAtctccttcttcagtctttgttaaTTGTGTTCCTGGAGTCATGGGTGTCTTCGTGTCATTGCAGGATAACATATCAGCGTCTTTGAGTATCTTGTTTATATATCCTGTCTGCTTGATGCCTATTTCACCCCCTGCTTGAATTACTTCTATTCCCAGATAGTATGCTAGCAATCCTAGATCGCTCATATCAAATTTGTTCTTCATCTGAGATTTAAAGATGTCTATCTCCTTCTTTGATGTTCCAGTGACTATCAAGTCATCAACGTAGACTCCAACTATTAGTGTAGACGCTTCACTCGTCCTTTTTTTTTATAGATTGCGTTCTCTAAAGTACACTTCTTGAAGTTAAGTGACTTTAGGGTTTGATCTAACTTtgtattccaagctcttggtgcttgtctcAATCCATACAGTGCTTTTGATAGTCTGTAAACCTTTCCTTCATTTCCTGGCTTTATAAATCCTTCAGGTTGTGATACATAGACTTCCTCCTTGAGATCTCCGTGTAAGAATGCAGATTTCACATCTAGATGATGTACCTCCCAACCTTGATATGCTGCTAAAGCCAACATTAGACGTACTGTTTCCATACGTGCTACTGGTGCAAAGACTTCGTCAAAGTCTATTCCGTGTTGCTGAACATATCCTTTTGCAACTAGCCTTGCTTTGTGTCTGACAATATTTCCGTTTGCATCTTTCTTAGTCTTGAATACCCACTTTAAACCTATTGCTTTGTGATCTCTTGGCAACTCCGTCAAATTCCAagtgttattcttgtttattgagtCTAATTCAGCCTTCATTGCTTCAATCCACTTTCTGTCACTAGATGCTTCCTTGTAATTCCTTGGTTCTTCTTCAGCGAGTAATAATTCATGTGGATCTAGTTGAATTTCTTCTGTTTCTTCATATAGTTCTTCGAGACTTTTTAGTCTTACTGGAGTGTCGCTAATACTCTCTGTTGTACTTTAAGAAGTGGATGGACCTCCACTTGATAAACTGCTTGAACTTCCTGCTGAGTTCTGATTGTACGAATGTGCTGGCGGGGTTACATAGGAGTCTTGTTCTTCTGTCTGATCTACTCCTGAATCGTCATGATGTGGCCCGCTACTGCCTggactacttggttcattttctTCTAATTCTGGTGGTATGTCATCTTCTTGAATGACAAAGTTTGTCCATTCGGGATTCCCTGAATCTACCGTTTCCATATAACTATTCCAGTTCCATGGTTGACCTTCCATGAACTTTACATCTCTACTGACACATATCTTGTTTTTTTGCTGGATCATATAATCTGTATGCCTTTGATCCTTCTTCTATTCCAAGGTAAACCATAGGTGCACTTCTATCAtctaacttcttttgttgaagtggTAGTACCTTAGCGTAAGCAGTGCAGCCAAAAACCTTCAAGTGTTCTAAATTTGGCTTCCTTCCTTTTAGTGCTTCATATGGTGTCTTGTTCACCAGGGCTTTTGTCGGAACCCTGTTTAGTACGTATATCGCGTGTCGTattgcttcaccccaaaagttcCGTGGCATGTTCATTGCCTTTAGCATACTGCGAGTAGTGGATAACATCGTCCTGTTTCGCCTTTctactactccattttgctgtggggAATATGGTGCTGTAAGCTGTCTTGCTATGCCGTTGTTTTTGCAATACTTGTTGAATTCAGCCGATGTGAATTCACCTCCCCTATCCGTCCTTAACATCTTTAACTTGGTCTGCGCTTCCTTTTCCACCTTTTCTTTGAACTCCTTAAATGTTTCGAATGCTTGATCCTTGGAAGTTAGTAAATACGCCCACATGTAGCGAGTACAGTCGTCTACAAGTAAGAATATATACTTTTTCCCAGCATGTGTTGGTGGAGTTATAGGACCACACAAATCTCCATAGACTAAGTCCAGAGGTTTTAAAGATCTGAACTTTGCCTGATTTGGAAATGGTGCCCTACTATGCTTTCCTAATAAGCATGCGTCACAGACTTGACTAGCATGACTTATTTGGGGAACTCCATGTACCAAGTTCTTACGAGTCATTTCTTTAATAGCGTCGAAGTGTAAATGGCCTAACCTTGCGTGCCATAACCATGCTGTGTCTTCGGTCTTTGATAGTAAGCAGATTGGTTTTCCCGTTTTCAGTTTGACTTTGTACAGCCTGTTCTTCATTCTCTTGACTCGCATTAGTAGCTTTCTATTTCGATCTCGGATAGTAAGTAAATCTCCGTCCATAACCACTTTGCAACCGATTTCTGTAAGTTGTCCGAGGCTCAATATATTGGTTTTCAGACTTGGAATGTAGTAGACAtgtgaaacaatcttttgttcttggttcagacattccagtagtattgAACCTTTGCCTTTAATTTCTACGTGTGACCCATCACCGAATCGTACTTGCCCTGTCACCGTTTCATCTAACTCCTTGAAGTGACTTCGCACTCCTGTCATGTGGTTGCTGGCCCCGTTGTCTAAGTACCATAGATTTTCATTTTCTAAGGCATAACTTGTCGGTTTTATATGTTCCTCGTTTAGCAGAGccctttcttgaacattttcttcTTGTATTGTCATTAACAATACGGGTGCTTCGTCTTCCTCGACGAGGTTTGAATGTTCTTGTACATCGTCTTTCTCTGAACAGTCCTTCTTGTAGTGTCCAAACTTTTGACACTTAAAACATTGGATTTTACTTAGGTCGGTTCTTGCAAACTTCCTCCAATTTCTAGAATTCCCATTTCTAGGTCTAGATGTAGATCCTTCGTTTCTGGGACTTTGCCTATTTCCGTTGTTTCGCCAATTTCCACGTGTCTGGTTAAATCTACCACGACCGCGGTTTCCAGATTGCCTTCCTCTGGAGTTATCCTGATGTGTAAACATAAGCCTATCTTGGCTTTCTCCTTGATTTCCTTTCTTTAACTTGAGACGTTCTTCATACGTCTTTAGTCTTCCGACCGCTTCCTGTAGCGTCATGGTTTCTAGATCGGAGTATTGTTCCATAGAGGCAACGATTTGAGTAAACTTATCTGGTACGCCATTTAAGAGTTTGCGTGCTAGAGTCAGTTGACTCATTGTCGTTCCTACTTCTGTTGCTCGGGTAACGATACTATTAATCTTTGCGGTAAACGAATCAATAGTGTCGTCATCCCTCATTTGCAACAATTCAAATTCTGACATTAGCGTGTGCATACGCGCCTTTTGTACCCGATCAACGCCAACGTGTCTAATCTTTAGATTTTCCCAAATCTCCTTTGCAGTTTTACAActtgcaacttgcaatacaacGTCTTCTGGTATTGCTTGAAACAAATATGCAATTGCAGACTTATCTTTCTTAGTGTCTACCGTTGCATTCTCTGCCGGTTCAATCGTTTCCCACAAACCATTCGCTTCAAGAATCGTCTTGATACGAATAGCCCAAAccgtatagtttgttggtttcagaatcggacactgaaactgggaaaGAGAATTTCCATTTATCGGACTTTGCCCGGATGATCCTGCCATATCTTCCTGCCAAATAATCTTCACTTCTAATAAACTTTCTTTTGGTTTCAATATATCTCAACAACCCCGATTACTCGAATCGTGTAATAACCAAATAACCAAAAACAATCTAATTCGCACTAAAACCCCGGAATCAAAACAAACGAACCCTAGATTCCTAACCGTTCGGTTCGACCGACTTTCCTAGAACCGAAAATAAATAATTCTGAAATGAAACTTTTGCGAATTTAAACGAAAttgaaacctgatcgcgaattccctgcgatgccttgcgattcccacgcctagaacctgatgctctgataccaatttgttggCCCAAacttggatcttgatctctaaatGAGCGTGAATAACTTGAATAACAATAACTTGTAATAAACGAATGAATGTTTACAAATCGAATGAGAGTGTATGTTACAAATGAATCTACAagtccctatttatagttttctacGGGTACGAGTGAAGAGTTGCGTCTCTTCGTGAAAAGACACGTCTCTTGGATATGTGGCTATGATTGAATCTTGAAGAGGTGTGTTGAATGTCGTCCGTTCATCCCAACAGTCGCGTCTCCTTGTTGTTTGCTTGGTGCCGATTCCGAATGGTGTGTGTGTGTAGAGACACACCCATTCAGTTATTGAGGTAGTTTCCAACTTCCATCTTGTCAATTCTGGTCCTCGTACTTTGTAACCGCTActtaataataattctaactaTCTAACTATTGTTCATgatgttaagagattaaccggTTTCAAATTCTATATTAAGGCCTTGCATTGGCAGCAGCGGTGGCCTGAAATTGACTCAGTTTTTAAATGTGATGGGCCCAAGCCAAGGTAAGCTCAGCTTGTGGCTCGCTCGCTCAGCTCGTGGCTTGCTCGCTTGGCTCACTCATCTCGTGGCTTGCTCGCTTAGCTCGAATGTAGTAATTTAAAGGGTTCTAAACTTCTAATTTACACTTCCCCACACTATTTTGCTCATGTATAGTTAGTCTAGGTTGTTTAATGCTGGTTTGATCATGAATCCAATTATATACTGTGAGGGGTATATCTGTCAATTAGATTATATATTCAATTCAAgcaaatttaaaagaaaaaacatATGCAAAAATAAGAAGAATGAAAATGATTCTGTTACCATTGAAATATAACAATATTAAAGATTAACACTCAACATAAATCAATATAATTGGCCCAACGTGCTTCAGCAAGGGTGTTGGTCTTCGGTGACAAGCGATCTACTGTTGGCATCAAAATAGTAGGCCGCGGATCCTTCAACTGAGCCTCTCATGTTCTAAAGGGAAGACGGTGAATCAGTCTTAGATTTAGCAACTTCCATACTAAGATAAACCACAGAACAAAAGCTAAAGATTGTTAGAAAATATGCAGATCTGAAGTGTGACGTTCAAAATTTCATAAAAAGATGAAACCCCAAAACAAAATCAAGCTGAATAAACATCATATCCTTGCAATGTTTCTATAGTTTTCTTCAAATCGGCAACCTGCATCACTTCTAACACAATATCATTGGTAATAACGATTCAACCAATTCCATATCACACTACTAAAttttaaacaaaacaaaaagattCCCTATCATTCGAGTTAACCTAATTCCCTAAATCCGTTCATTCGACTCCAAACAGCCACTGGTCGGGTTATGGTGGATAAGCTCATTCGCCGGTTTGCTTGACTCGGTGTATTCTTTATGAAATATGTGGCCTTATTGTCACATGATGGTTTGGGTCACACATCCGCTTTAGGGTATAAGCTTGAAATATATTTAAGGTTGTGATGTACGAATCTTGCAATCTAATTCTTTGTTTTAAGTAAGAATCACCCTCTAGAAGGTCCTTATGTCCAACAATCTGAAACCCAAAGAAGAGACCAATTAGCATAATAATTTGGACGTGGTGGTTTCGACCAGTTTAGTTTAGTTATGAACAAGTTGATTTGGTTATGTTTTTATCTCaaacatattaaataataaaatgaaTTTAAATGGGAGATCAAATATGTTTTAGTCACTGTACTTTCCATACATAAGTAAATAAAGATGACTTTGTGCCTTGTTTTTGTCATTTTCTATGCAATTGAAATAGGCTATCAAGGATAAAAATGTGAGATTTATGTATCATGCCAAATTTCCCGATTGATCTTGACCCGAATTGTTCACAAAACAAGACTCAAATGTACAAAAAGGTATAGTGAGCAAAACATGATAAATCCGACCCGAACCGGTTATAACAATATTTGAGGCGCGTGAGAACAAAACAAATAAAGCATTAATTTTGTCACATTATCTGAAGTGTATCCACCAAAACTGTTCGTCTGATGACAAGGGAACTGATCGAACCGCACCCAAGTTGCCTTTATGAACCAAGACGAGCTTTGAAAGATTAATTACTTAACTTTCATACTCTACAAGTCTTGTCTTGATTGCTTGTAGCAAAGAAGAATTGTGTGTTGGATCACAACTGGTTTGGGTTTATACTGGTTATTTTAAGTGCAGTTGAAAGCAGGTGGGTCCGGGTACGTTAACCCAACACATTTTAGTTCATTTTTTAGATACTAACATGTCAAATACGGTTTACAAAAGCTACTTAATTACAACATCTAAACACTTTTTACAATAATATTTCAAACATATTCATTAAAACAATTTCATAGATTGAGTAAATTGTAAAGAATGGTATGTTCCAATTTAGGattttttgacccgtttaagatAAAGCACGTACTAATTAATAGAGCCATTCataagtaaacgggtcaaaattagTAACAATGTTTGCATAAAAATTAAAGCCATTTGTTACCAACATACCTAATGTAAAATTAGTGGTTCGTGAATTTGACATATAACAATGTTGGTCAACAAATTTGACCAAAAATACAATACCTGTGAGATGGGTTTATGGCACCAATCAGAAACATGGCCCTATCAGATGTGCTTATTGATGCATCCCTATTAGAATTAACCAGCACACAATCCATGTTGATAACCTCCAAGAAACTGAGGTTTATTGTTTTTCTATTAATTTAAATCATTAtacaaaacatcaacataaaaaATCAGTTGATAATTTAAAAATACCTGCGTAAGCCAGACTTCATCCTTATTTACTTTGGGCATTGCGTTATAAACAGCAGAACAAGAGTTGAAAATCCAAATCCAAAACATCCCCAAATTTTGTGTttcaaaacattaaaaaattatCAATTCATAAGTGTCAAAATCCAAATCCAAACGCCCCTTGAATAGAAAAAAACAGAGACGACTACGTAACTATAATTGTTAAAACATAAAATTTACATCAAAACCATACACTAGTTATACACTGATGCATCATtcacttgtaccttttaatccgtgcgtcgatattgaacaagacaactaccgaaacgtcgacaaaaatgtgtaggtcataatgttatttttggatttttttttaaatattatagtttataagacatgtcaagaatacgtaaaaaaattataagtttgttgtggagggttaaaagtgtaactaaatatctataattttgttaaaagtcaaggatttaagtgtaataagctTAGgtgctaaaaaataaatagtgtttaaaagaccaaactaccctcattttaggggtctttctataaataaagggtgagaaaagttcttattttttgggtatcttaaaatacccctccctcatgcattataatatagtatagatatgttATATCTAAACTATAGAAAAGAAATCTAACTTATATAACCTATTCTAATATGAGATACGAGCTACACAAATTTATATTTAGAAGTTAGAGAGATAATTTCTAAATTCTTCCATTATACTCGCTATCTTCTTCCCTTCCGCTGACAATAAAACACCAAAAAATCTGGTGCTAGCTCGGACTAACGAGCTCATCTTTGACAGTACAACAATTGCTTCGATTGTTGTCCTATGGGAGGCACGGAATCTAATTTAAAGGGATATGTGTTAAAGTGTCAAACACGAATTCTCAGCCATTGCTAACGCTTTAGGTTGTTCATCTCTTGTAGTCAAAGACAATGCCTAAAGACACTGTTAAGATTCTGGTTTAAATTCtttaagtttatgtaatattTGTTTTTAGTTTCTTGCAGCTTGTTTTAGTAACTAGTACTACACTACTACTTCAACAaataaataagttattttaattaAGAAAGATCCATTCTCTACGTCAAATGCATAAATTCAAATTTGTCTTGGCTTATTAATAAAAACGATGGAGATTATCAATTACATTCTTGGAATTTATTCATAAGAAATAACTAAGAATACACAACTAAAGCATACATCAAGCTAGTTTCTTGACAATTTGAGTTGATGCAAGTCTGGAAGAGAGTGACTGATCGCATTCGAAAGCTCTGGTTTTGCCTTTGAATTTGCACCATTGTCTGCCGTCGATCCATTTTGCATCTTTTGCCCGTTAACACCCGGGGATCTAAGTTCTCTAGTGTTCTTTTCCTTTGCTAGTATTTTCGCAAACCTAAATTAACACCcatgtaaaaaaaatcaaatgtaGTATTATAATTATCATAACCATTATCGAATATATTTGTTATGTAGAAAAAATATTGCAGTTTATATCATACTTAGGAGTTAAGATTTAGATTAGATTTCTTTTGTAATTATTTTGATTTTCATTATTCAACGTATGAATACCTTATAAGAGCTTCTTCATTGGTAGTGCAATGATAAGGTTCGTTTAAGCCGGTCCCCAAATTCACCTTCGACACTGGTTTTTTCAAAAGTTCTTCACCAACTTGCACGAGATCTTCCAAATTCTTTCGCGTTGTAAGATCCATTGAAGCCACATCTCCACTCAAAGTATCATCCTAAACCATTTCAACGTATGAAATACgcacatatttttatttttcatgtgaCTAATTATTCTCAAAGTCAGTGGCAGATCTAAAAACGTTTAGTATGGGGGCGAAAATTGACGTGACTAAGTATTCTCATAGTCAGTGGCGGATCCATAAACTTTTAGTATAGGGCGAAATTGTTTAGGCTACAACAGGTTGGTTATAAAACAACAAATATGATGTAACAATAAAGTAGAAATTAGTATTTAAATCAGAATTGGTATTTCATAAATGTTTTTAGAAATATTAGATAAGAGATAAAAAGTaaaattaatttatatatatatatatatatatatatatatatatatagggtagggctatatagaaaaccctatatatatataaaaccctagaaaacccaacctcccgacatttttttttttttttttgaaaaaaataacacatgtaatatacaagtttttaagagttttgggcgaaaaaaatcaaaaaagcgccgaagggatgatttaaaaaaaaaatcagcaatttctgtcttttgtgcctaacacatgttaggcaactggacattgctgaaatttgtttattttttttttttaaatcccttcggcgcttttttgtttttttggcccaaaacactttaaaacatgtatattacatgtgttatttttttcaaaaaaaaatgtcaggaggttgggtaaaaatggggggagatttgagtttccatagttttctaaaaatttaagggttttctgtctagcattcccctatatatatatagagagaaaagttaacatacaaaaagccttatcatacatcacgtaggagacaatggtaaccgttggatcaggggtataatcacgcatgggaccacataatcacgcgtgggaccacataatcacgcatgggaccacataatcacgcatgggactataatcacgcacgttctatgataataacgcacgttatattttttgtcatgtatgttaatgtaggttaagccctgaagtacattatactttctatatatatatatatatatatatatatatatatatatatatatatatatatatataaattaatggTTTGTTAATTTAATTATACCTGAACACGAAGGTAATTCTCTCCTGAATGAAGGGCTTGGAAGAGAGCAGAGAGATGATAATCAACCATATCACTACTTGACTGAGTAAATACATCTATTAATGGAGTTGAGCCACTACTTTTCAACCACCCCAAAACTCCCCAACTAGACGATTTGCTAGCGTCATACTTCTCTTCAAATTTCGGTGAGCCTGTCCCTAAGGATAGTACTAGAAATCGCCCATATTCGGTTGGTTTAATAGGAAAGAAATCGATGCTACCTCCGGTTATCTCTTGTGTCACTTCGCTTATGGCGACCAAAGTCTACAAAATGAATATGGATAACAATTGCTTAATGCAAACTTATAGAATAATGAGAACATGTATAAGTTATTATGTATTATTAATCAATTATATAATGAGGATAATTACAaagaaaacataatcaaatagTCTCATCTAGTTATGGTTGAGTTAATTACAATAAATTCTATAATATGATAAAATGACTATTTGTTGATGGGAAAATCCATCCAACATATACATACCGGATTATTCGCAGACACCCCGCCATCAATAAGATTGAATTCCCCAAGTAGATTTCCTTCTGAATCGACGGTTGCAAAAGTATGGGCAGGAAGATAAGTTGGTGCAGCTGATGTCCCAATGCATATGTCCGATAACAATGCATCAAGACTCGGGTTTTTCTTCAGCTGAAACATCAATTTAGCTTTTTTTGGCCGAGTTTAATATCTATTAGTCTTATAGATAATTTTATttggtttattttttattttctttgttaGTCATTATTTTGTCTAGTTTGAATATTATGATAGTTAttacttatttatgttttgtCGTTCTTTCACTATCTTGTAATTCGGTTGCACCTCTTTACTCTAAAATGGTGAATCATGCTTGATCAAGAAAAACTatcatttttgaaattttttctaGAAGACACAAACTAAAGATAACCAGGATTTTTGTATAACCTGATAGCTTGAGAAGATGGTAGGCTGCAAGCGTTTGATATCGAACGTTGGAATCACGACATTAGTTAATGTTTCATGGAGTTGTCTGTTTCCTAGTAGTTCTTGAACAAGCTCATGTAGATAAACACCATCGTACTTTGGTCCAGATAGAGCTTTGATCACTCTTTCAGCATGACCAAATGGATTACTACATGTTTTACCACCAAAAAAATGAATATCCAAGAGGAAACACATTTAGCAATCTCAAAGAACATGTAATTTACGATGCTATAATTAACGTGTACGTACTCATCATGTGGGAAGATCTTCGGACAATGTTCAAGATAAAAGTTTGTTATATCCTTAGCTTTAAACAAGGGACGGTTCTCTTCGTTAGGGGTGGTTAACATCGTTGTCACTAAGCCGCCAGTGCTTGTCCCAGAAATTACATCAAAATAATCTGCAAGCCTTGCATTCTCTCCATCTAGTTTCTGCAATTGCAGTTAATTTGTTTATAAAATGGTATGTTGTGTGTGTAAAAACACGTTATATCA
This is a stretch of genomic DNA from Helianthus annuus cultivar XRQ/B chromosome 16, HanXRQr2.0-SUNRISE, whole genome shotgun sequence. It encodes these proteins:
- the LOC110916082 gene encoding patatin-like protein 2 produces the protein MPFESPRLPLQRPTYGNLITILSIDGGGVRGIIPSVILNFLETELQKLDGENARLADYFDVISGTSTGGLVTTMLTTPNEENRPLFKAKDITNFYLEHCPKIFPHDDNPFGHAERVIKALSGPKYDGVYLHELVQELLGNRQLHETLTNVVIPTFDIKRLQPTIFSSYQLKKNPSLDALLSDICIGTSAAPTYLPAHTFATVDSEGNLLGEFNLIDGGVSANNPTLVAISEVTQEITGGSIDFFPIKPTEYGRFLVLSLGTGSPKFEEKYDASKSSSWGVLGWLKSSGSTPLIDVFTQSSSDMVDYHLSALFQALHSGENYLRVQDDTLSGDVASMDLTTRKNLEDLVQVGEELLKKPVSKVNLGTGLNEPYHCTTNEEALIRFAKILAKEKNTRELRSPGVNGQKMQNGSTADNGANSKAKPELSNAISHSLPDLHQLKLSRN